AAAAAATGAGCCTCCTCTTACACCCAACATTGGAAATTATtcacacaaggggaaaaaaaaaacccataacccTGGAGCTACAGAAAAACAGCCTGACACCAACCCTACCACATTGTAAGCCCCCTGCCTGACTAATATTTATGCTCTCCTCTTTGGGGCATAGCAGGCCCAACCTAGAGCCCTTGGCAAATCAAGTATAACccccacacttcaaaccaaacccCTTACTCACTTACCCCCAGCTATCTCCTCTTTACACCTGCCTGCCAGACACCTCCAGCTGCCACACCTGGCCCTATATACTAGGAGCCTTGATGCCCTCACTCAGCAGCCTGACTCCTCACACCTGACCCCCACCACACCTAATTCAATCGGCCCCTTATTAGCCCCTCCCAATTCAACCCCCAACTGCTTTCTAATAAGGTTTAGGGAGGTGATTTCTCTGCAAGTCAGTATCTTGCTCTTTCGGGGGCTAGAGCCGGGGGTTTGCCCTCTCGGgcataagggggggggggggagaacatgGGATGTTTTGCTCTGGGGCACAAGGGGGCTTGGGGCcttgggcaggagcagggggcacATTGCTCTAGGGCATGAGGGGGCTTGGGCTAGAGTGGGGGGTCATTGCTGTGGAACATGAGGGCGCTTGGGCCATTGGGGGATTTGCTCTGGGACATGAGGGGGCTTGGGCTGTTGTGGGggtgggctggagcagaggatgtGTTGTTCTGGGGCCTGagggggcttgggctggagtggggggcgTGTTGCTCTCGGGCATGAGGGCACTTGGGTTGTGGGGGCTGGAGTGCGGGGCATCGCTCTGGGACATGAGGGGCTTGGGCCATTGTGGGATTTGCTCTGGGGCCTgaggggcttgggctggagtggGGTGTTGCTCTCGGGCATGAGGGCACTTGGGTCGTGGGGGCTGGAGTGCGGGGGCATCGCCTGGGACATGAGGGGGCTTGGGCCATTGGGGGATTTGCtctggggcttgggctggagtggggggcgTGTTGCTCTCGGGCATGAGGGcacttgggtgggggggggctggagtgCGGGGCCATCGCTTTGGGACATGAGGGGGCTTGGGCCATGGGGGGATTTGCTCTGGGGCCTGAGGGGGcctgggctggagtggggggcgTGTTGCTCTCGGGCATGAGGGCACTTGGGTTCGGGGGGGCTGGAGTGCGGGGGCATCGCTGTGGGGCATGAGATGGCTCAGGCCTTTGTGGGGCAGGCTGGAGTGCGGGGATGTTGCTCTGGGGTATGAGGGGGTTCAGGCCATTGggtggctggagtggggggcaTCACTCTGGGACATGAGGGGGCTTGGGCCTGTGGGGGGCGCGTTGCTCTGGGGCCCGAGGGGGCTCGGGCCTAGTGCTGAGGCTGAAGCCTGCTTCGCTACCCGCACTTCCGCGTTGCCAAGGCAACGAGAGCGGCTCGGGATCACATGACGGCCCCCAAGATGGCGGCGCCCAATGAGGCGTCACGTCACTCCCGGCCAAGATGGCGGCGCCCAGCAGTTGCGGCCCGGCGCTGTCCCTGCGCGTGGTGGCCGAGTGCGGGCTGAGCAAGGCCCGGGCCTGCGAGCTGCGGCTGCCGCACGGCCCCGTGCTCAGCCCGGTCTTCATGCCCGTGGGCACGCAGGGCACCATGAAGGGGATCACGGCCCGGCAGCTGGAGGCGCTGGGCTGCCGCATCTGCCTGGGCAACACCTACCACCTGGGCATGAGGCCGGTGAGTGACCCCCCCGGCTGGGGGCCTGACCCCCCCCACCTACCACCTGGGCATGAGGCCGGTGAGTGACCCCCCCGGCTGGGGGCCTGACCTCCCCCACCTGCCACCTGGGCATGAGGCCGGTGAGTGACCCCCCCCGGCTGGGGGCCTGACCCCCCCCACCTACCACCTGGGCATGAGGCCGGTGAGTGACCCCCCCTGGCTGGGGGCCTGACCCCCCCCACCTACCACCTGGGCATGAGGCCGGTGAGTGACCCCCCCGGCTGGGggcctgacccccccccacctaCCACCTGGGCATGAGGCCGGTGAGTGACCCCCCCGGCTGCGGGCCTGACCCCACCTACCACCTGGGCATGAGGCCGGTGGTGACACCCCCGGCTGGGGCCTGACCCCTCCACCTACCACCTGGGCATGAGGCCGGTGAGTGACCCCCGGCTGGGGGcctgaccccccccacctcccacctggGCATGAGGCCGGTGAGTGACTCCCACCTACCACCTGGGCATGAGGCCGGTGGTGACACCCCCGGCTGGGGCCTGACCCCACCTGCCACCTGGGCATGAGGCCGGTGAGTGACCCCCCCCGGCGGCGGGCCTGACCCCCACCTGCCAGCTGGGCATGAGGCCAGTGAGTGACCCCCGGCTGGGGgtctgaccccacctccacttACCACTTGGGCATGAGGCCGTGGTGACCCCCGGCTGGGGCCTGACCCCACCTACCACCTGGGCATGAGGCCGGTGAGTGACCTCCGCGCCCACCTGGGCATGAGGCTGgtgagtgtccctgtccctgcAATCTCGGAATAGCCTGCAGGGCGGGTGCAAGCCTgattttgtgggggtgggggggttagctGGTGTTTCTGGAGGTCTGATTTCTGGAGAAGCCTTGGGCCGTGTTCACGTTTCTAACACACCTTTTCCCCACCCCCCTAAATCTGCCTCAGGGGCCTGAGCTCATCAAACAAGCCAACGGCCTTCATGGGTTCATGAACTGGCAGCAGAACCTGCTCACGGTGAGTGGGGCTCCCCAGGGCTGAGCCAGGAGGCCTGATCCCTGTGGCTTGTGGCGACAGGGGGAAGCGGGTTAGAAGCCAGGCGCTCTGGCAGCCTCTCGTGGGAGCTTGGCTCTGGGGAGTGAATCGGGGCCCCTCTGGGCAGCGTGCAGGGTGGGTGGCCAGGATTGGGGCCCCTCTGGGCAGCGTGCAAGGGGCGTGGCCAGGATTGGGGCCCCTCTGGGCAGCGTGGAGGGTGGGTGGTCAGGATTGGGACCCCGTGGGCAGCGTGGAGGGTGGGTGGTCAGGATTGGGACCCCATGGGCAGCGTGGAGGGTGGGTGGCCAGGATTGGGACCCCGTGGGCAGCGTGGAGGGTGGGTGGCCAGGATTGGGGCCCCGTGGGCAGCGTGGAGGGTGGGTGGCCAGGATTGGGGCCCCCCGGGCAGCGTGGAGGGTGGGTGGCCAGGATTGGGACCCCGTGGGCAGCGTGCAGGGTGGGTGGTCAGGATTGGGACCCCGTGGGcagaggggagggtgggttgtcGGGATTGGGACCCCGTGGGCAGCGTGCAGGGTGGGTGGCCAGGATTGGGGCCCCCCTGGGCAGCGTGCAGGGTGGGTGGCCAGGATTGGGGGCCCCCCTGGGCAGCGTGCAGGGTGGGTGGTCAGGATTGGGGCCCCCCTGGGCAGCGTGGAGGGGGTGGCCAGGATTGGGACCCCGTGGGCAGCGTGGAGGGGGGGTGGCCAGGATTGGGACCCCGTGGGCAGCGTGGAGGGGGTGGCCAGGATTGGGACCCCGTGGGCAGCGTGGAGGGTGGGTGGTCAGGATTGGGGGCCCCCCTGGGCAGCGTGCAGGGTGGGTGGCCAGGATTGGGACCCCGTGGGTAGTGTGCCACAGCATTTCAGAGCTGGGTTGCAGCATGGAGCCCTGGTATGTTCCCCCTGTGCTGACTCTTACGTGGCGTCCGGCTTCTCTTGACTGTTGTTTTGTTCTGGGTTTCTACAGCACCTCGTACTGCCATGGGgtcctaggtgctaccgtaatacacctaatacatcatgtacagctcctagcacaatgggtcatGGTGGGtgcctaggtgctaccgtaatacacctaatagatAGTACAAAGAGTACATTCAGTGCTGGTGGAAGGTCCCACGTTGAAGCAGCTTCTGTACTGTGTATCTACCGGTTCagcctgggcaccagcagggcaAGCTCCCTCCAAGCTGCTGCCCGTAGCTAACAGgcctctctgctgccccagcAGCGAGCGGGGAAGCCTCTGAGGCTGCTGTTTAGCACCGTTTGCCTCACTGAGCACCCAGGAGAGGGTGACTAGCAAGGGGCCTCGTGGCGAAGGCATCGGTCTGGCACTTGGgggatctgggtttgattcccggCTCTGTGGCTGACTCCCTGCGGGACTTGGGCAAGTCAGTGActgcccgtgcctcagtttccccatctgcaaagagGGCTTTGCAAGCAAGCTCACTAATGACTGACGTGCTCAGATGCTCCAGTGATGGCCCCATGGAACAACCATGGTAGATGGGCCACTGTCAACCCGGAGTGGGCTCAGAGCAGAGGCCTGGAGTCTCTGTTCCCCTCCCTCAAGCTGCCAAGCCTCCTTCCTCCCTGTGTTGCACCCTTGACCCCTGGGCAGTATCTCTGGCTTAAATCTCAGCGCCCCCAGGCCCTGTATCCTCTAGCTCCGGATGGGCTTGTTCACAGGACAGCGGTGGGTTCCAGATGGTCTCCCTGGTGGAGCTGTCCGAGGTGACGGAGGAGGGCGTCCGCTTCCAGTCTCCGTACGATGGGGAAGAGATCCTGCTGACGCCGGAGAAATCCATCCAAATCCAGAACGCGCTGGGTAACTCGTGCTGTTTGGGAGCCGCTGGCTGGGTCACACAATGGGCTCATCCCCGAGGTGCAGACCAACCGAGGAAACTAACTAATGTAACTCTGGAAATGGTTTAGGCCCCGGTCCTGCAACAGGGCTTGGGAGGGGTCAGTGCTTTGAAGACGTTAATTGCTGTGGATGCTTTTCCTTTGGTTaaagcagagtggggtctagtgggttgaggggaggggggctgggagccaggactcctgggttctctccctgatctggaaggggagtgggttagactggagggcagggggttgggagccaggactcctgggtcctgttcTGGGCTCTGGAAGGGGATGTGAAGTTCAGGGCAGCGAATCGGAGAATGGCCCTCCCCCCGTTCCCTTCCTAGGCTCAGACATCATGATGCAGCTGGATGACGTGGTGAGCAGCACCCTCACGGGGCCGCGGGTGGAGGAAGCCATGTACAGGTTTGTCGAGTCTCTGTAGCCTGGTGGATAACGCCCAGCAGAGCCTTCCCCAAGCGGCAGTGTCCGGATGATGGGCCGGTGCCCCACTCgggctcctccacctcctgctTTATCCATTGCCCCAGGAGCATGGGGGGGtgcgaggtggggggggggttaaccCTCGGCAGGCCGGAGCCCCATCGCCTGGGGGTCCCAGCTACGGGTGGATCGAGGGCGTTCCTCTCTCACCCAGTTCACCCCTGTGTGGGTTCTCGTCATCTCTGGAGTCTGATTTTTGTCACTGTCCTGCCCTGCCTGCGTGTTCCTCCTTGGCGGGGGTACCCCCGGATGGGGGGGTACAGTGGGACTCTAATACGGAGGTTGGGTGGCCCAGTGGGGTGGGAATCAGGATACCAGGGTTCTGCCCCTGACTCGGCCATCTGATGGCTTCAGTTGCTGACTCTCTCTGCCTCGTTTTCCCATCTCTAACATGGGGACGGGGCTAATCCCTAGCTCCCGGCTGAGCTGTGTGTCCGTCAATCTCCAAGTGCTTTCCGAAGCAGGTCCCTATCATGactatccccgttttacagatggggaaactgaggcacagggtggcgcagcagtcggggggcagggccgggaacagaacccagcccTGCCTAGTCTCAGTCCAGGGCTCTATCCATGAGGCCCCGCTGCTGACGACTCTCCCGTGGGCTGGCAGGAACTGAGCAGGCCGGGTGTGTTGCAGGTCGATCCGCTGGCTGGACCGCTGCATCGCCGCCAACAGCCAACCCGACAAGCAGAACCTCTTCGCCATCATCCAGGGCGGGCTGGACCCTGCCCTCCGCACCAAGTGTCTGGAAGGTAACGGAGAcctggctctgctccctccggCAACAGCTGGTCTCTGTGCTCCGAGCCCGGGGCTGGATGGGCTGGACTTGGGGGCGGGGGTGACTGTGGGTAAGTCCCTGCACTCTCTGGGCCCCAGTTCCCATCTGGACACTGGTAACTCTTCCCGTGAGC
The DNA window shown above is from Mauremys reevesii isolate NIE-2019 linkage group 25, ASM1616193v1, whole genome shotgun sequence and carries:
- the QTRT1 gene encoding queuine tRNA-ribosyltransferase catalytic subunit 1 isoform X1, with amino-acid sequence MAAPSSCGPALSLRVVAECGLSKARACELRLPHGPVLSPVFMPVGTQGTMKGITARQLEALGCRICLGNTYHLGMRPGPELIKQANGLHGFMNWQQNLLTDSGGFQMVSLVELSEVTEEGVRFQSPYDGEEILLTPEKSIQIQNALGSDIMMQLDDVVSSTLTGPRVEEAMYRSIRWLDRCIAANSQPDKQNLFAIIQGGLDPALRTKCLEEMTQRDVPGFAIGGLSGGEAKDHFWRVVTLSTDRLPRGKPRYLMGVGYATDLVVCVALGCDMFDCVFPTRTARFGSALVPWGSLPVKNKQFAKDFRPVDENCDCPTCRRYSRAFLHALFRSETAAMHLLTVHNIAYQLNLMRSIRESIVEQRFPQFVRDFMRTMYGSRERYPPWAVDALASVNITLE